Proteins encoded in a region of the Candidatus Cloacimonadota bacterium genome:
- a CDS encoding T9SS type A sorting domain-containing protein, which translates to MRKIVFLLTIAFLFMGMLNAAIINIPDDYATIQEGINSAEDGDTVLVADGVYTGMNNKNLTWDGDEKHIIVKSQNGPENCIIDCEDDGRAFYFDSTNQDTTDVIDGFTMKNGFSNCGSGFYCRYSSPKIMNNIIKENLISPLMGGGSGAGIYCYHSSSIIRDNLITSNNIFCSGMPGFGEGAGLCILYGAPIIENNDIINNEITASDLECFASGAGLNVLNSSSQIKNNLIKGNSTIHQFEMSNSGGGMYCINYQDSSMIILNNTIVSNHSAKGGGVLINGYIIFDNNICCNNSDDGIYWSGIGNVPKIEYNEVYDNTQNFIDCPPGIGDTTWGNNINGTSCDSCHNIIEDPLFVNPYDGNFHLTEGSPCIDAGDPNSPLDPDGTIADMGAYHYHQPASIDEPEYNSNIIWNSPNPTKNATTIQYFLKQNSHVKISIYNIKGQLISTFINEYQIKGKHSVIYHTDTLKSGVYFYKVEAGELIKVKKLVVIQ; encoded by the coding sequence ATGAGAAAGATAGTTTTCTTGCTGACGATTGCATTCCTTTTTATGGGAATGCTTAATGCAGCTATCATTAATATACCTGATGATTATGCAACGATACAGGAGGGTATTAATAGTGCTGAAGATGGGGACACTGTTTTGGTAGCAGATGGAGTTTATACAGGAATGAATAACAAGAATTTGACCTGGGATGGGGATGAAAAGCACATAATTGTCAAATCCCAAAATGGTCCAGAAAATTGCATCATTGATTGTGAAGATGATGGAAGGGCATTTTATTTTGATTCCACAAATCAAGATACGACTGATGTTATTGATGGATTTACAATGAAGAATGGATTCTCAAACTGTGGTTCGGGTTTTTATTGTCGATATTCTTCACCCAAAATAATGAACAATATTATTAAAGAAAATTTAATAAGTCCTTTGATGGGTGGTGGGTCTGGCGCTGGAATATATTGTTATCACTCTTCATCAATAATAAGAGATAATCTTATAACTTCTAATAATATATTTTGCAGTGGAATGCCAGGATTTGGTGAGGGAGCTGGTTTATGTATTCTTTATGGAGCACCTATTATTGAAAATAACGATATTATTAACAATGAAATAACTGCTTCTGATCTTGAGTGTTTTGCATCAGGTGCAGGACTGAATGTCTTAAATTCATCTTCACAAATTAAAAATAATTTAATTAAGGGAAACAGTACTATACATCAATTTGAGATGAGTAATTCAGGGGGAGGAATGTACTGTATTAATTATCAGGATAGCTCAATGATAATACTAAATAATACTATTGTAAGTAATCATTCGGCAAAAGGTGGGGGAGTTTTAATCAATGGATATATAATATTCGATAATAATATTTGTTGTAATAATTCAGATGACGGTATTTATTGGTCAGGAATAGGGAACGTGCCCAAAATAGAATATAATGAAGTGTATGATAATACTCAGAATTTCATTGATTGTCCCCCAGGGATAGGTGATACAACCTGGGGAAATAACATAAATGGAACTTCCTGCGATAGTTGTCATAATATTATTGAAGATCCCCTGTTTGTTAACCCATATGATGGAAATTTTCATCTTACTGAAGGTTCTCCCTGTATTGATGCTGGTGATCCAAACTCACCCTTAGACCCAGACGGGACAATTGCTGATATGGGAGCTTATCACTATCATCAACCAGCTTCGATAGATGAACCGGAATATAACTCGAATATTATTTGGAATTCCCCCAATCCAACAAAAAATGCAACTACAATACAATATTTCCTCAAACAGAATTCCCATGTGAAAATCAGCATTTACAATATCAAAGGACAGCTGATCTCAACATTTATTAATGAATATCAAATCAAAGGTAAACATTCGGTCATTTATCATACTGACACCTTAAAATCAGGTGTGTATTTTTATAAAGTTGAAGCCGGAGAATTAATCAAAGTAAAAAAGTTGGTCGTAATACAGTAA
- a CDS encoding phosphomannomutase/phosphoglucomutase codes for MINPQIFREYDIRGIVDKDLTDTAVENIGLSFGSYLHEMNLKTVALGGDCRLSSNRFRAILSNALMETGCKVIDVGTVPTPVLYYAIEKLQTDAGIMVTGSHNPPDFNGFKLCVGTFSIYGKEIQKIREIIDESVYISGEGSVEHYDRIIQDYQDYVVEHLIVDKPIKVIVDSGNGTAGPVAPDIYRRLGCKVISLFEEMDGTFPNHHPDPTVKANIEELIHKVIEEKADLGIGFDGDSDRIGAVDENGEIVFGDQLLMIFSRSLLKEHPGATIISEVKSSKNLYDDIKNNGGNPIMWKTGHSLIKEKMREEQALLGGEMSGHMFFADKYFGFDDAIYAGGRLLEILSQTDKHLSQLLSDVPPVFNTPEIRIDCPDEKKFKIVEDVKHYFEKKRCDINDIDGMRITFEDGWALVRASNTQPVLVLRFESTSEERLAEIKDMIMRKVKEFIKAAS; via the coding sequence ATGATTAATCCGCAAATATTCAGAGAGTATGACATACGTGGTATTGTAGATAAAGATCTGACAGATACTGCAGTAGAAAATATCGGATTAAGTTTTGGAAGCTATTTGCATGAAATGAACCTGAAAACCGTAGCACTCGGTGGTGACTGCAGATTGAGTTCGAACAGATTCAGAGCGATACTGAGTAATGCTTTGATGGAGACCGGTTGCAAAGTGATCGATGTTGGCACTGTGCCAACACCTGTTCTGTATTATGCAATCGAAAAATTACAGACTGATGCAGGGATCATGGTAACCGGAAGTCATAATCCTCCTGATTTCAACGGATTCAAACTTTGTGTCGGCACCTTCTCTATTTATGGGAAGGAAATTCAAAAGATCAGAGAGATAATTGATGAGAGTGTCTATATTTCAGGAGAAGGATCTGTCGAACATTACGATAGGATCATCCAGGATTACCAAGATTATGTTGTGGAACACCTTATCGTTGATAAACCTATCAAAGTCATTGTGGATTCAGGTAATGGAACTGCTGGTCCTGTTGCACCGGATATTTATCGACGTTTAGGATGCAAGGTCATTTCACTTTTTGAAGAAATGGACGGTACGTTTCCGAATCATCACCCAGATCCAACCGTGAAAGCAAATATTGAAGAGCTTATCCATAAGGTTATTGAGGAAAAAGCCGATCTTGGTATTGGGTTCGATGGTGATTCTGACCGCATCGGTGCTGTCGATGAAAATGGAGAAATTGTTTTTGGAGATCAACTTCTGATGATATTCTCCAGATCACTTCTTAAAGAACATCCAGGTGCAACGATCATTTCCGAGGTTAAGTCGTCTAAAAACTTATATGATGACATTAAGAACAACGGCGGCAATCCAATCATGTGGAAAACCGGGCACTCGCTGATAAAAGAAAAAATGCGCGAAGAACAAGCACTTCTCGGTGGCGAGATGAGCGGACATATGTTCTTTGCTGATAAATATTTTGGTTTTGATGACGCGATTTATGCTGGTGGACGATTGCTCGAGATCCTGTCTCAAACAGATAAGCATCTCAGCCAGCTTTTGTCTGATGTTCCGCCCGTATTCAATACTCCTGAGATAAGGATCGACTGCCCTGATGAGAAGAAATTTAAGATCGTTGAAGATGTAAAGCATTACTTTGAAAAGAAGCGATGCGATATAAACGATATCGATGGTATGCGTATTACTTTTGAGGATGGATGGGCACTCGTTCGGGCATCGAATACGCAACCGGTTCTCGTCCTCAGATTTGAGAGCACATCGGAAGAGCGCCTTGCTGAGATCAAGGATATGATCATGAGAAAAGTCAAGGAGTTCATCAAAGCTGCTTCCTGA
- a CDS encoding GPP34 family phosphoprotein, translating into MLSFAEELILLSLDDRKGTFLPMSLMSFESALAGSILMELALSNKIDTDLEHLILIDDTPTGDPIYDDILHMIKEHPDDKNALYWVKEIRNRYSNLREVLTQRLVDKGFLEEKKRKILGLFPQKRYPVLNDSEEISIRQRIRQIVLSDEIPEPKDIVIISLIKSCGLTDQIFSSKEIKQASERIYQISKMDLIGQSVSKAINELQAMINSAVSFGVIRA; encoded by the coding sequence ATGTTAAGTTTTGCAGAAGAATTGATTTTACTTTCCCTTGATGACAGGAAGGGTACGTTTCTTCCTATGTCACTCATGTCTTTTGAGAGTGCGCTTGCAGGATCCATTTTGATGGAACTTGCTCTTTCTAATAAGATTGATACAGACCTTGAACACCTTATCCTCATCGATGATACCCCAACTGGCGACCCGATCTATGATGATATCCTTCATATGATCAAGGAACATCCTGATGATAAAAATGCATTGTATTGGGTAAAAGAAATCCGAAATAGATACAGCAATTTGCGAGAAGTTCTCACGCAGCGTCTTGTTGATAAAGGATTTCTCGAAGAAAAAAAGAGGAAAATTCTCGGACTCTTCCCTCAAAAACGTTATCCTGTTTTAAATGATTCAGAAGAGATTTCGATCAGGCAGCGCATTCGCCAGATCGTTCTATCTGATGAAATTCCCGAACCAAAGGATATTGTTATTATCTCGTTGATAAAGTCATGCGGATTGACCGATCAGATATTTTCTTCAAAAGAAATCAAGCAAGCTTCAGAAAGAATATATCAGATATCAAAGATGGATTTGATCGGGCAATCAGTTTCCAAAGCAATTAATGAGCTGCAGGCAATGATAAATTCTGCGGTTAGTTTCGGGGTGATAAGGGCATAG
- a CDS encoding PTS sugar transporter subunit IIA — MTALHEILVSDLLDPRAIILNIDITDKKILLKFLCNRMAEVYDDVNREEFYHHILKREQDLSTGIGKHIAIPHAIAQNACSLHLIFATHQGIDYDSLDGKLVNIIFMLAIPADQKQIYSTFLMKISQMMSAGNFSNELMNAVKPKDIITLFKQHEEVS; from the coding sequence ATGACCGCGTTACATGAAATCTTGGTTTCAGACCTGCTTGATCCCCGAGCAATAATTCTGAATATTGATATTACAGATAAAAAAATACTTCTTAAATTCCTTTGCAATCGTATGGCGGAAGTGTATGATGATGTTAATAGAGAAGAATTTTATCATCATATATTAAAAAGGGAACAGGACCTTTCAACCGGTATCGGCAAACACATCGCAATCCCACATGCAATTGCTCAGAATGCTTGTTCTCTTCACCTGATCTTTGCAACGCATCAAGGAATAGATTATGACTCACTCGATGGTAAGCTTGTGAATATTATTTTTATGCTTGCGATACCTGCTGATCAGAAACAAATCTACTCAACATTTCTTATGAAAATATCACAAATGATGAGCGCTGGAAATTTCAGCAATGAACTCATGAATGCAGTAAAACCAAAAGACATAATTACACTTTTTAAACAACATGAGGAGGTCTCATGA
- a CDS encoding T9SS type A sorting domain-containing protein — translation MEKKVFLLVFSLFCAGIVNAAILNVPSEYPTIQTSIDSSSTGDTVLVQPGTYVENINYNGKNITVASLFLTTQDTSFISQTIIDGNNVDTVVKFQNGEDSTAMLCGFKITHGWTNLWGGGIYTGDSSPKIAYNYICDNRVDYWLGISEGGGGIYCTGGSPLIYNNKIFNNIVENGYGGGIQCWSSSPEIKNTEIYNNYSDEEELFGGGISYLDSSEVNIVNCNIHDNIAIDGGGVYCNNTGGKIKNSVIDNNDMVSQYTGCGGGVYCKSNSELIFSGVKISNHSYNDQGEYGGGVYCSNSNMTFNNCEFINNLSNFGGGIYCVSNSHIECDNTNFYTNEGGNSGGCFFCDNSTMILSNSIIDGSDAFSYGGAMYVLNNSYVCMDSVSLISNVSSVGGGIRIDNSDIDIYSSCFYNNSACDGGAIISFNSDLNIFNSLFVENGTYEGGSAIDARSGSDVYCCNVTITDNYAQTSCGGIKCSSNSNLEMYNSILWNDTQPEIIGNNVSIMYSDIQGDWIGVGNIDIDPMFADTLNEDYRLTENSLCIDAGISDTTGLNIPPSDMDGNKRVWDGNGDGIAVIDMGAYEYAAPPFSIDPQIIPNKLLMYNFPNPVQNSSTIQYSLKQNSHVKITIYNIKGQLISTLMNEYKPKGEHSVNFNTRKLKSGVYFYKIETDYITEIKKIVVIK, via the coding sequence ATGGAAAAAAAAGTATTTTTGCTGGTTTTTTCTTTGTTCTGTGCGGGAATAGTCAATGCAGCTATCCTCAATGTACCATCGGAATACCCTACGATCCAAACTAGTATCGATTCTTCATCAACAGGAGACACCGTTTTAGTACAGCCGGGAACGTATGTGGAGAATATTAACTATAACGGGAAAAATATTACAGTTGCTTCATTGTTCTTAACTACACAGGATACTTCATTTATTTCACAAACGATTATAGATGGAAATAATGTAGATACAGTTGTGAAGTTTCAAAATGGGGAAGATTCAACAGCGATGTTATGTGGATTTAAAATAACACATGGCTGGACAAATCTTTGGGGAGGAGGAATTTATACGGGGGATTCAAGCCCTAAAATAGCATATAATTATATCTGTGATAATCGCGTAGATTATTGGTTGGGTATTAGTGAGGGCGGGGGAGGTATTTATTGTACTGGTGGTAGTCCTTTGATATATAATAACAAAATATTTAATAATATCGTAGAAAATGGGTACGGCGGCGGTATTCAATGTTGGTCATCATCGCCCGAGATAAAAAATACAGAAATATATAATAACTACAGTGATGAAGAAGAGTTGTTCGGAGGTGGAATATCTTATCTTGATAGTTCGGAGGTGAACATTGTAAACTGTAATATTCATGATAATATTGCCATAGATGGAGGAGGTGTATATTGTAATAACACTGGGGGTAAGATAAAAAATTCGGTAATTGATAATAATGATATGGTTAGCCAATATACAGGTTGCGGTGGAGGAGTGTACTGCAAGTCAAATTCTGAACTAATATTTTCAGGGGTTAAAATCTCTAATCATAGCTATAATGATCAGGGTGAGTATGGAGGGGGTGTTTATTGTAGTAATTCAAATATGACATTTAATAATTGTGAATTTATTAATAATTTATCAAATTTCGGAGGGGGAATATATTGTGTGAGCAATTCTCATATAGAATGTGATAACACTAATTTTTATACTAATGAAGGAGGAAATAGCGGAGGATGTTTTTTTTGCGATAATTCTACTATGATTCTTTCAAATTCTATCATCGATGGTTCGGATGCATTTAGTTATGGTGGTGCAATGTATGTACTGAATAATTCCTATGTGTGTATGGATAGTGTTTCTCTGATCAGTAATGTATCAAGCGTTGGGGGTGGTATAAGAATTGATAATTCAGATATTGATATATACAGTAGCTGTTTCTATAACAATTCTGCTTGCGATGGGGGAGCAATAATCAGTTTTAATTCTGATTTGAATATCTTCAATAGTCTTTTTGTTGAAAATGGAACGTATGAAGGAGGAAGTGCTATTGATGCAAGAAGTGGTTCAGATGTGTATTGCTGTAATGTAACGATAACGGATAATTATGCGCAGACAAGTTGTGGTGGAATCAAATGTAGTTCAAACTCAAATTTGGAAATGTATAATTCTATTTTATGGAATGACACACAACCGGAAATTATTGGCAATAATGTATCAATAATGTACTCTGATATTCAAGGAGATTGGATAGGTGTGGGAAATATTGATATTGATCCCATGTTTGCAGACACCTTGAATGAAGATTATCGTTTGACTGAGAATTCTCTATGTATAGACGCAGGCATATCGGACACAACTGGATTGAATATCCCACCGTCGGATATGGATGGTAACAAACGTGTGTGGGATGGAAATGGAGATGGAATAGCGGTCATCGATATGGGAGCATATGAATATGCTGCTCCTCCTTTTTCAATTGATCCACAAATTATTCCAAATAAGTTACTAATGTATAACTTTCCAAATCCTGTTCAAAATTCATCCACAATTCAATACTCTCTCAAACAAAATTCCCATGTAAAAATCACTATATACAACATAAAGGGACAACTGATCTCAACGCTTATGAATGAATATAAGCCAAAGGGAGAACATTCAGTAAACTTCAATACCCGAAAATTGAAATCAGGAGTGTATTTTTATAAAATCGAAACAGATTACATAACAGAAATTAAGAAGATAGTTGTGATAAAATGA
- a CDS encoding GNAT family N-acetyltransferase has product MIFETERLNIRKPTTKDEDVNFYFQLWNDPRVMTNVGFPKGLMIRREDIIAQIARADDNEYDKTLLIIDKESDKPIGECKLGLADEEGEAHTDVKLRPEFWDKGFGVEVKQALVDYLFTHTDCIALQASPNKENIASQKMQEKVGAKRIREETYHFPEHMKHYTKDVHLYIYRLTRSDWEKKRKKKI; this is encoded by the coding sequence ATGATCTTTGAAACAGAACGTCTTAATATCCGAAAGCCTACGACTAAGGATGAGGATGTAAATTTTTACTTCCAGCTTTGGAATGATCCTCGCGTAATGACCAATGTAGGTTTTCCAAAGGGATTGATGATCCGCAGAGAGGATATCATTGCACAAATTGCTCGAGCTGATGACAATGAGTATGATAAAACGCTTTTGATTATCGACAAAGAATCTGATAAGCCGATTGGTGAATGCAAACTTGGTCTGGCTGATGAAGAAGGAGAAGCTCATACTGATGTGAAATTACGGCCGGAATTTTGGGATAAAGGATTTGGTGTAGAAGTCAAGCAGGCGCTTGTTGATTATCTCTTTACACATACAGATTGTATCGCGTTGCAAGCATCACCGAACAAGGAAAATATTGCTTCACAGAAAATGCAGGAAAAGGTGGGGGCAAAAAGAATCAGGGAAGAGACCTATCATTTTCCTGAGCATATGAAGCACTATACAAAAGATGTCCATCTATACATTTACAGATTGACACGATCTGATTGGGAAAAGAAAAGAAAGAAAAAAATATAG
- the rnhA gene encoding ribonuclease HI, with product MKKEQVDRKEVVIYCDGSCKGNPGPGGWAAILLYKGKRKVLTGFSLETTNNIMELTCAIRALEQLKEPCIVALYSDSSYLVKGMSEWLPSWKEKNWKNSQKKAVKNQELWRKLDMINQKHTIYWQWVKGHDGHPENEECDRLAKLEIKKRIQ from the coding sequence ATGAAAAAAGAACAGGTCGATCGAAAAGAAGTTGTCATTTACTGCGACGGTTCATGCAAAGGAAATCCCGGTCCGGGCGGATGGGCTGCAATACTTCTGTATAAAGGCAAAAGAAAAGTATTGACCGGTTTTTCTCTAGAAACCACAAACAATATCATGGAGCTTACCTGTGCGATCAGGGCGCTTGAACAATTAAAAGAGCCCTGTATCGTTGCATTGTATTCGGATTCCAGTTATCTTGTAAAAGGCATGTCCGAGTGGCTTCCTAGCTGGAAAGAGAAGAACTGGAAAAATTCGCAGAAAAAAGCAGTCAAGAACCAGGAACTGTGGCGGAAACTGGATATGATCAACCAGAAGCACACCATTTACTGGCAATGGGTAAAAGGTCATGATGGTCATCCTGAAAATGAGGAATGCGACCGTTTGGCAAAATTAGAAATAAAAAAACGTATACAATAA